Proteins co-encoded in one Ignavibacteria bacterium genomic window:
- a CDS encoding thymidine kinase, which produces MMNEFPHMQPRESGWIEVVAGCMFSGKTEELIKRLRRAKIAKQRVLVFKPVIDNRYSEESIVSHSELSLPSININDINEVYNLVEDAQVVGIDEAQFFSGDLVKVCTDLANSGKRVVVAGLDQDYKGIPFDPMPELMAIAEFVTKPLAICVVCGSPASRTQRKTASGDRVLIGASDSYEARCRKCHYIPGDEEDPTLF; this is translated from the coding sequence ATGATGAATGAATTCCCCCACATGCAACCAAGAGAATCCGGATGGATAGAAGTGGTTGCAGGTTGTATGTTTAGCGGAAAGACCGAAGAACTGATAAAAAGATTGCGGAGAGCAAAAATCGCGAAACAGCGGGTATTGGTTTTTAAGCCGGTGATCGACAACAGATATTCGGAGGAATCAATTGTTTCCCACAGTGAGCTGTCTCTCCCCTCAATCAACATTAACGATATAAACGAAGTATATAATCTGGTGGAGGATGCTCAGGTTGTCGGAATTGATGAAGCTCAGTTTTTCAGTGGAGATCTGGTGAAAGTTTGTACCGATCTGGCAAACAGTGGCAAGCGTGTGGTTGTTGCCGGGTTGGATCAGGACTATAAAGGCATTCCATTTGACCCGATGCCTGAACTGATGGCTATAGCTGAATTTGTTACAAAACCTCTGGCGATTTGTGTCGTTTGCGGAAGTCCTGCCTCGAGGACTCAGCGGAAAACCGCTTCGGGTGACCGGGTCTTGATAGGTGCTTCCGACAGCTATGAAGCCCGTTGCAGAAAATGTCATTACATCCCCGGTGATGAAGAGGATCCGACACTTTTTTGA
- the cdd gene encoding cytidine deaminase translates to MNHKELALKARDAQNSSYSPYSKFRVGAALLTKEGEVVLGANVENASYGLSICAERTALVKAVTEGKKNFKAIAVVGDMDDFCTPCGACRQFLAEFCPKDFEIVLINSKDEIKILSMDEILPYSFGGEHLI, encoded by the coding sequence ATGAATCACAAAGAACTTGCCCTAAAAGCCCGTGATGCACAGAACAGCAGTTATTCACCCTATTCAAAATTCAGGGTGGGAGCAGCTCTTCTTACAAAAGAGGGTGAAGTGGTGCTTGGCGCCAATGTTGAAAATGCTTCCTATGGATTGAGCATCTGTGCGGAACGAACCGCCCTCGTAAAGGCTGTTACTGAAGGGAAAAAGAATTTCAAAGCCATCGCCGTGGTTGGTGACATGGATGACTTCTGTACTCCCTGCGGAGCATGCCGGCAATTCCTCGCGGAATTTTGCCCCAAAGATTTCGAAATAGTTTTGATAAATTCGAAGGATGAAATAAAAATCCTTTCGATGGATGAGATTTTACCATACTCGTTCGGCGGGGAGCACCTAATCTAA